The nucleotide sequence AATGGGTGAATGTATCAGCCTATTTAGCGGCGCACGGCAGTCCTGTCGACCCGCTGATGGCGCTTGCACAATTGCACCGGAACACGGAAGCGGTGATATTGAGGTGCTTCAAACATGAAGTATCAAGAGTGCGCCTTGTTTTGCTCAATATTGATCCCGGCGCGGCGAGTGAAGTGATGCCATTCAAGAGATTTTCAAGGCGCCAGTTTGGCAGGATTGCGGGCTGGTCGGCGCTTGGCATGTCGATGCTGTCAGCCAGGTCCGGACTGGCCGAATCGGAGCAGGACAACGGAACGCGGAATCGAGCAACCTCTTCCGGTTTCCCGAGCGGCTTTCTGTGGGGTACGGCGACCTCGGCCTATCAGATCGAAGGAGCGGTGAACGAAGACGGCCGCGGTCCGTCGATCTGGGACCGCTTTGCCCACACGCGCGGGACGATCGCCGATCACAGCAACGGCGACACCGCGACCGACCATTATCGCCTGTACAAGGAAGACATCCGGTTGATGAAGGCGCTCGGCGCAAAGGCCTATCGATTCTCGATTGCATGGCCGCGCATCTTTCCGGACGGCGCCGGCGCGCCAAACCCAAAGGGCCTCGATTTCTACAACCGCCTTGTCGACGAGTTGTTGGCGAACGGCATCCAGCCGTTTGCGACCCTGTATCACTGGGACCTGCCGCAGGCGCTGCAGGACCGTTTCGGCGGCTGGACCTCGCGCGACACCTCAAAGGCCTTTGCGGATTACGCAGGCCATGTTGCGGCGCGTTTGAGCGACCGCGTGACGCATTTCTTCACAATCAACGAATGCTCCCGGCTCGTTCATCTCGGCCACGGCA is from Bradyrhizobium sp. AZCC 2176 and encodes:
- a CDS encoding family 1 glycosylhydrolase; the protein is MPFKRFSRRQFGRIAGWSALGMSMLSARSGLAESEQDNGTRNRATSSGFPSGFLWGTATSAYQIEGAVNEDGRGPSIWDRFAHTRGTIADHSNGDTATDHYRLYKEDIRLMKALGAKAYRFSIAWPRIFPDGAGAPNPKGLDFYNRLVDELLANGIQPFATLYHWDLPQALQDRFGGWTSRDTSKAFADYAGHVAARLSDRVTHFFTINECSRLVHLGHGMGADAPGLKLSESGLKQVRHHVALGHGLSVQAIRAHGRTGTKVGPAENAVSCIPAVETPANIRAAEIATRELNAGYLTVMMEGKYTDAYLAQAGNDAPKFTPEDLRIISSPIDFVGLNVYTPDHYVVA